One genomic region from Cucumis melo cultivar AY chromosome 9, USDA_Cmelo_AY_1.0, whole genome shotgun sequence encodes:
- the LOC103483040 gene encoding putative fasciclin-like arabinogalactan protein 20, producing MPSSLLLSLILLSLLPLFSSLSPDPILDASDILKDSGFFSMALTLNLASRSFLHHFSSLTIFAPADSAFSRSGQPPLSLLQYHLLPHAFSPESLRSLPLNAKISTMLPSRFLTVTNDEIRISLNNVTVDTPPVYDDGSLIIFGIEKFFDPFFEISNSSSKRIINPNNECRRRRDSVIESNSVEALAAALRNRGWSVMASFLDMQILGFHKEPAVTIFAPTDDSLMNRVSNFSDWMSMFRRHVVPCKLWWSDLTNLGGGTEIKTYLRGFGINVKRSNGVLTLNDMSVIYPDMLYSEGIVVHGIGGILEIEKEMKGEIEESSSSSMGNGGSPESGFEESDRDKAVTHYHFSVIR from the coding sequence ATGCCGTCCTCTCTCCTTCTCTCTCTCATCCTCCTCTCTCTCCtccctctcttctcttctctctctcccgACCCCATCCTCGACGCTTCTGACATCCTCAAGGACTCCGGCTTCTTCTCCATGGCTCTCACTCTCAACCTCGCTTCCCGCTCCTTCCTCCACCATTTCTCCTCCCTCACCATCTTCGCCCCCGCAGACTCCGCCTTCTCCCGCTCTGGCCAACCACCACTCTCTCTTCTCCAGTACCACCTCCTCCCTCACGCCTTCTCTCCCGAAAGTCTTCGCTCTCTCCCCTTAAATGCCAAGATCTCCACAATGCTCCCCAGCCGATTCCTCACCGTCACTAACGACGAAATTCGTATTTCACTCAACAACGTCACCGTCGACACCCCCCCAGTCTACGACGATGGATCTCTCATAATCTTTGGAatcgagaaattcttcgatccGTTCTTCGAGATCTCTAACTCGAGTAGTAAAAGAATCATAAATCCCAATAATGAatgccgccgccgccgcgattCTGTAATTGAGAGCAATTCGGTTGAAGCTCTGGCAGCAGCGCTTAGAAACAGAGGGTGGTCGGTAATGGCATCGTTTCTGGATATGCAAATTCTGGGGTTTCATAAAGAACCGGCGGTGACGATATTCGCTCCAACGGACGATTCTTTAATGAATCGCGTAAGTAATTTCTCCGATTGGATGTCGATGTTTCGGCGGCATGTAGTTCCGTGCAAGCTGTGGTGGTCGGATTTGACGAATTTGGGCGGCGGAACGGAAATAAAGACGTATCTGAGAGGGTTTGGAATCAATGTGAAACGGAGTAATGGGGTTTTGACGCTGAACGACATGTCGGTTATATATCCTGATATGTTGTATAGTGAAGGAATTGTCGTTCATGGAATTGGGGGAATTCTTGAGATTGAAAAGGAAATGAAGGGAGAAATTGAagaatcttcttcttcatcaatgGGAAATGGAGGATCTCCAGAAAGTGGGTTTGAAGAGAGTGATAGAGATAAAGCTGTAACACATTACCATTTCTCTGTTATCAGGTGA
- the LOC103504570 gene encoding heavy metal-associated isoprenylated plant protein 22: protein MGIVGFVSDYVTDNFGSRKKKRKPNQTVEIKVKMDCDGCERRIKNAVSSVKGVKSVKVDRKQSKVTVNGYAEATKVLKKVESTGKKAELWPYVPYNSVAYPYVPQAYDKKAPPGYVKKAPQALPVDEALDQRLTMMFSDENPNACSIM, encoded by the exons ATGGGAATTGTTGGTTTTGTTTCAGATTATGTAACAGATAATTTTGgttcaagaaaaaagaaaagaaagccaAACCAG ACAGTAGAAATCAAGGTGAAGATGGACTGTGATGGGTGTGAGAGGAGAATTAAAAATGCTGTTTCTTCTGTCAAAG GAGTGAAGTCAGTGAAGGTGGACAGAAAGCAAAGCAAAGTAACAGTAAATGGATATGCTGAGGCAACCAAAGTTTTGAAAAAGGTTGAAAGCACAGGAAAGAAGGCTGAGCTTTGGCCTTACGTTCCCTACAACTCTGTAGCTTATCCTTATGTACCTCAAGCCTACGACAAGAAGGCGCCCCCTGGCTACGTCAAGAAGGCCCCTCAAGCCCTTCCCGTCGACGAGGCACTCGATCAGAGGTTGACGATGATGTTTAGTGATGAAAATCCTAATGCATGTTCTATTATGTAG
- the LOC103504571 gene encoding heavy metal-associated isoprenylated plant protein 37 produces MTKEDDFKLLKFQTCDLRVNIHCDGCRLKVKKLLQRIEGVFQVEIGAENQKVTVLGNVDSSTLINKLVRAGKHAELWSQKGNPSPKPKNKDDKTPNKEPKHLKLTSFNCEDDEVVDCVEEGDDYEAAQLQFRDILRQRAIEANNAGKGGIGMNRIPGLAAGNGKMNNHHHLSINNKPGNGKKIDPNQPMSIKNTPSEIDRKTLAALKMNNAQLFGNGRESINLGEAKRANNNDLNSMMSMAGFNGGNLLNFATPSSIDVNSTNASQGLHLQQNNGYGYGYQPSSTSGFSMATGQYHPQQQQQQPTFMSGYNQYQQQQPLMNMNNMLNRQAMNQQPQMMYNRAQLVPSNTGYYFSYNPSPVHPSYPCVHGYNSNSAADMFSDENTSSSCSIM; encoded by the exons ATGACTAAAGAGGATGATTTTAAGCTACTGAAGTTTCAG ACTTGTGATCTCAGAGTGAACATTCACTGTGATGGGTGTAGGCTGAAAGTTAAGAAACTTCTTCAAAGGATAGAAG GAGTTTTTCAGGTTGAAATAGGTGCGGAGAATCAAAAGGTTACTGTTTTAGGTAATGTGGATTCTTCAACTTTGATCAATAAGCTGGTGAGAGCTGGAAAACATGCTGAGCTTTGGTCACAGAAAGGAAACCCAAGCCCGAAACCAAAGAACAAAGACGATAAAACTCCGAACAAGGAACCGAAGCATCTTAAACTGACTTCGTTCAACTGTGAAGATGATGAAGTTGTTGATTGTGTTGAGGAAGGAGATGATTATGAAGCTGCACAGCTTCAGTTCAGAGATATCCTCAGGCAGCGAGCAATCGAAGCGAATAATGCCGGGAAAGGTGGCATTGGGATGAACCGAATTCCCGGGCTTGCTGCGGGAAATGGCAAGATGAACAACCACCACCACCTAAGTATTAACAACAAACCtggaaatggaaagaaaatAGACCCGAATCAGCCAATGTCAATAAAAAATACCCCATCTGAGATTGACAGAAAAACTTTGGCAGCTCTGAAGATGAACAATGCTCAACTTTTTGGTAACGGCCGGGAAAGTATCAATCTTGGGGAAGCGAAAAGAGCGAACAACAACGACCTGAATTCTATGATGAGCATGGCGGGATTCAATGGTGGCAACCTGTTAAATTTCGCCACTCCGTCGTCAATTGATGTCAATTCAACAAACGCCTCTCAAGGACTTCACCTTCAACAAAACAATGGCTATGGTTATGGCTATCAACCATCATCCACCTCTGGATTCTCCATGGCAACAGGTCAATATCATCCccaacaacaacagcaacaaccAACCTTCATGAGTGGCTACAACCAGTATCAACAACAGCAACCATTGATGAACATGAACAACATGCTAAATAGGCAAGCAATGAATCAACAGCCTCAAATGATGTACAATAGAGCTCAATTGGTTCCATCAAACACAGGATATTACTTCAGTTACAATCCAAGCCCTGTTCATCCAAGTTATCCTTGTGTTCATGGCTACAACAGTAACTCTGCAGCTGATATGTTCAGTGATGAGAACACAAGCAGCAGTTGCTCAATTATGTAA
- the LOC127150922 gene encoding uncharacterized protein LOC127150922 has product MSLHLSYPLPMFPRRNGFPTTSQSSPLKSIVSCSATAGCKRQYTSVMIVPTGVGAAIGGYAGDALPVARALASVVDCLITHPNVLNAAMLYWPMQNVLYVEGYALDRFAEGSWALQPVHQNRS; this is encoded by the exons ATGTCCCTTCATCTCAGTTATCCACTCCCGATGTTCCCCCGCCGGAATGGATTCCCGACAACATCTCAGTCATCGCCGCTAAAGTCGATCGTTTCCTGCTCCGCTACCGCCGGA TGTAAAAGGCAGTATACAAGTGTGATGATAGTCCCGACGGGAGTAGGCGCTGCTATTGGTGGATACGCAGGTGACGCTTTGCCGGTTGCTCGTGCCCTCGCCTCCGTCGTTGATTGCCTTATAACTCACCCTAAC GTGCTTAATGCAGCAATGCTTTACTGGCCGATGCAAAATGTGCTTTATGTTGAAGGCTATGCACTAGATCGGTTTGCAGAAGGCTCATGGGCTCTACAACCTGTTCACCAGAATCGG AGTTGA
- the LOC103504573 gene encoding uncharacterized protein LOC103504573 → MNQVGLVLDAGMEKELRIRHLQVADAARASLGLPVMEYVVTDTPLVVEKWIDLTTGQSTGRIRHPASLLRAVQTLINRSKVNAVAVVGRFPDDDVEEADNYRQGMGVDTLAGVEAIISHLVVKEFQIPCAHAPALSPTPLCTSLSPKSAAEELGFTFLPCVLSGLSNAPQYLSKNFDSLGKDCLLANDVDSVIVPINACGGDGTLAFARSKQYKPLIIAVEENDTVLSDSPESLGIEAVCIGKLLQRFIFFTFLVVADETVRVANYWEAIGVVAAHKAGIDPYSLRRNRIKNINCISSTSSNGQAVSSASQGFH, encoded by the exons ATGAATCAGGTAGGATTGGTTCTTGATGCTGGAATGGAGAAAGAGCTTCGAATTCGTCACTTGCAAGTGGCTGATGCTGCTAGAGCTTCCCTTGGATTGCCTGTGATGGAATATGTTGTCACAGATACACCTCTAGTG GTAGAGAAGTGGATTGATCTAACGACTGGGCAATCAACTGGGAGGATAAGACATCCTGCCTCACTGCTTAGAGCCGTGCAGACATTAATCAACCGGTCAAAGGTGAATGCAGTTGCAGTTGTTGGACGTTTCCCAGATGATGATGTTGAAGAGGCAGATAATTATCGACAAGGGATG GGAGTTGATACTTTGGCAGGGGTTGAGGCTATTATTAGCCATCTTGTGGTGAAGGAGTTTCAGATTCCATGTGCTCATGCTCCTGCTTTGTCACCTACTCCCTTGTGTACATCTCTATCTCCAAAATCTGCAGCAGAAGAG TTAGGATTCACATTCTTACCATGTGTACTTTCTGGGTTAAGTAATGCGCCTCAGTACTTGAGTAAGAATTTTGATTCATTGGGGAAGGACTGCCTATTAGCAAATGATGTTGATAGTGTTATTGTACCTATAAATGCATGTGGAGGGGATGGCACTCTTGCTTTTGCCAGAAGCAAACAGTACAAG CCACTTATCATTGCAGTAGAGGAAAATGATACAGTTCTCAGCGATTCTCCAGAGTCACTTGGGATTGAGGCGGTATGCATTGGAAAACTTCTACAACGCTTTATCTTCTTCACTTTTCTGGTTGTTGCTGACGAAACT GTAAGAGTTGCAAATTATTGGGAAGCCATTGGTGTTGTTGCAGCTCACAAGGCTGGAATAGATCCTTATTCCCTTCGAAGAAATAGAATCAAAAACATTAATTGCATTTCCAGTACATCTTCTAATGGCCAAGCAGTTTCAAGTGCCTCTCAAGGATTCCACTGA
- the LOC103504572 gene encoding U-box domain-containing protein 11 isoform X1 has translation MRRMLLNPSKSGSVEFTYKSWLYIFNSYSPGRSIAGTGDAMKKDCTDLIRRIALLIHLAEEITNFCSGSGDNFEKSNDDGSSTSLSSWLDCLSEVVGAIQAAKRLLYTALTFSAYDEEGCAASTEEGTKKLVLQFKHVTTRLETALSNLPYDQFCVSDEVQEQVDLVRAQLRRASHKYESMSNPAEKKLQARSSVKWMINNEVRSMASVDDGDESQHRPRNRDHLASLDSVNSCFDECSSVVHSDTEDVVASRSQDEVKKPLEIEIPENFLCPISYELMLDPVIISTGQTYERSNIQKWIDRGNRICPKTQEQLQALILTPNFIMRKLIYEWCEEHNVKLEEGLTNGKLKKCRSSEDDCRRTPLPIKTLVRHLSFGSVQEQKIAVTEIRQLSKSSSEHRVEIAEAGAIPQLVNLLSSKDVITQENAISCILNLSLHEQNKRLIMLSGAVSYISQVLKVGSMEGRECAAATIYSLSLADENKAIIGASGVIPDLLEILDIGTPRGQKDAAGALLNLCMYQGNKGRALNAGIVKPLLKMLSDSNGSLVDDALYIMSILCGHPDAKAAMGNANSLLVLTDVLKTGSPRSKENAAAVLLAFCKGDREKLEWLTRLGAMAPLMKLAENGTGRARRKAASLLDQLRKS, from the exons ATGCGGAGAATGCTTTTAAATCCTTCAAAATCAG GGTCGGTTGAATTCACCTACAAAAGTTGGTTATATATATTCAACTCCTACTCACCAG GGAGGTCGATCGCTGGCACTGGAGACGCTATGAAGAAAGATTGCACCGATCTCATTCGTCGGATTGCCCTCCTGATCCATCTGGCGGAGGAGATAACAAACTTCTGCAGTGGCAGCGGGGACAATTTTGAGAAATCGAATGATGATGGGTCTTCTACTTCTTTATCTTCTTGGTTGGATTGCCTTTCCGAAGTGGTTGGAGCAATTCAGGCGGCAAAGCGGCTTCTGTACACGGCTTTGACTTTCTCTGCATACGACGAGGAGGGTTGTGCGGCTTCGACG GAGGAAGGTACCAAAAAACTGGTTCTACAATTCAAGCATGTGACAACAAGATTGGAAACTGCACTTTCAAATCTGCCATATGATCAATTTTGTGTCTCAGACGAAGTACAAGAACAG gttGATTTGGTTAGAGCTCAATTAAGGAGAGCATCACACAAGTATGAATCTATGTCTAACCCTGCAGAAAAGAAGCTTCAAGCAAGAAGTTCCGTAAAATGGATGATCAATAATGAAGTCAGAAGCATGGCTAGCGTTGATGATGGAGATGAGTCTCAGCATCGTCCTCGAAACCGCGATCATCTGGCTAGTCTCGATTCGGTGAATTCTTGTTTTGATGAGTGTTCAAGTGTTGTTCATTCTGATACGGAAGATGTTGTAGCCAGCAGGAGCCAAGATGAGGTTAAGAAGCCTCTGGAAATTGAAATTCCTGAAAACTTCTTATGCCCCATTTCCTATGAGTTGATGTTGGATCCTGTCATCATCTCGACGGGACAG ACATATGAAAGATCCAACATACAAAAGTGGATAGACAGAGGAAATAGAATATGTCCAAAAACTCAGGAGCAGCTCCAAGCACTAATCCTCACTCCAAATTTTATAATGAGAAAACTAATATATGAATGGTGTGAAGAGCACAATGTCAAGCTAGAGGAAGGACTAACCAACGGGAAACTTAAGAAGTGTAGATCGTCTGAAGACGACTGCCGAAGAACTCCTCTGCCAATCAAAACTCTGGTTCGACACCTATCATTTGGGTCGGTTCAAGAGCAAAAGATCGCCGTGACGGAGATTCGACAGCTATCGAAAAGCAGCTCAGAGCATAGAGTTGAAATAGCAGAAGCAGGAGCAATCCCACAGCTCGTTAACCTTTTATCTTCAAAAGATGTTATAACACAAGAAAATGCAATTTCTTGCATTCTTAACCTTTCACTTCATGAGCAAAACAAGAGACTTATTATGCTTTCTGGTGCAGTTTCATACATTTCCCAAGTCCTCAAAGTTGGGAGCATGGAAGGGAGAGAATGTGCAGCTGCGACGATTTACAGCTTGTCGTTAGCCGATGAGAACAAGGCAATAATAGGGGCTTCAGGTGTCATACCGGACTTATTAGAAATTCTCGACATCGGTACCCCGAGAGGGCAGAAAGATGCTGCAGGAGCTCTATTGAATTTGTGTATGTACCAAGGGAACAAGGGCAGGGCTTTGAATGCTGGGATTGTCAAACCATTGTTGAAAATGCTCTCTGATTCAAATGGTTCCTTGGTTGATGATGCTCTCTATATAATGTCGATTCTTTGCGGCCATCCGGATGCGAAAGCTGCAATGGGGAATGCAAATTCACTGCTTGTTTTGACTGATGTTTTGAAGACGGGGTCACCTCGCAGCAAGGAGAATGCAGCAGCTGTTCTGCTTGCATTCTGCAAGGGAGACAGGGAGAAGCTGGAATGGTTGACAAGGCTGGGCGCGATGGCACCATTGATGAAACTTGCGGAGAACGGAACGGGGAGAGCAAGGCGGAAGGCTGCTTCATTGTTGGACCAACTCAGAAAATCATGA
- the LOC103504572 gene encoding U-box domain-containing protein 11 isoform X2 — protein sequence MGDGRRRALALQLLDLVRDFVLMSGRSIAGTGDAMKKDCTDLIRRIALLIHLAEEITNFCSGSGDNFEKSNDDGSSTSLSSWLDCLSEVVGAIQAAKRLLYTALTFSAYDEEGCAASTEEGTKKLVLQFKHVTTRLETALSNLPYDQFCVSDEVQEQVDLVRAQLRRASHKYESMSNPAEKKLQARSSVKWMINNEVRSMASVDDGDESQHRPRNRDHLASLDSVNSCFDECSSVVHSDTEDVVASRSQDEVKKPLEIEIPENFLCPISYELMLDPVIISTGQTYERSNIQKWIDRGNRICPKTQEQLQALILTPNFIMRKLIYEWCEEHNVKLEEGLTNGKLKKCRSSEDDCRRTPLPIKTLVRHLSFGSVQEQKIAVTEIRQLSKSSSEHRVEIAEAGAIPQLVNLLSSKDVITQENAISCILNLSLHEQNKRLIMLSGAVSYISQVLKVGSMEGRECAAATIYSLSLADENKAIIGASGVIPDLLEILDIGTPRGQKDAAGALLNLCMYQGNKGRALNAGIVKPLLKMLSDSNGSLVDDALYIMSILCGHPDAKAAMGNANSLLVLTDVLKTGSPRSKENAAAVLLAFCKGDREKLEWLTRLGAMAPLMKLAENGTGRARRKAASLLDQLRKS from the exons ATGGGAGATGGCCGGAGGCGGGCCTTAGCGCTGCAACTTCTTGACCTTGTACGTGACTTTGTTCTGATGTCAGGGAGGTCGATCGCTGGCACTGGAGACGCTATGAAGAAAGATTGCACCGATCTCATTCGTCGGATTGCCCTCCTGATCCATCTGGCGGAGGAGATAACAAACTTCTGCAGTGGCAGCGGGGACAATTTTGAGAAATCGAATGATGATGGGTCTTCTACTTCTTTATCTTCTTGGTTGGATTGCCTTTCCGAAGTGGTTGGAGCAATTCAGGCGGCAAAGCGGCTTCTGTACACGGCTTTGACTTTCTCTGCATACGACGAGGAGGGTTGTGCGGCTTCGACG GAGGAAGGTACCAAAAAACTGGTTCTACAATTCAAGCATGTGACAACAAGATTGGAAACTGCACTTTCAAATCTGCCATATGATCAATTTTGTGTCTCAGACGAAGTACAAGAACAG gttGATTTGGTTAGAGCTCAATTAAGGAGAGCATCACACAAGTATGAATCTATGTCTAACCCTGCAGAAAAGAAGCTTCAAGCAAGAAGTTCCGTAAAATGGATGATCAATAATGAAGTCAGAAGCATGGCTAGCGTTGATGATGGAGATGAGTCTCAGCATCGTCCTCGAAACCGCGATCATCTGGCTAGTCTCGATTCGGTGAATTCTTGTTTTGATGAGTGTTCAAGTGTTGTTCATTCTGATACGGAAGATGTTGTAGCCAGCAGGAGCCAAGATGAGGTTAAGAAGCCTCTGGAAATTGAAATTCCTGAAAACTTCTTATGCCCCATTTCCTATGAGTTGATGTTGGATCCTGTCATCATCTCGACGGGACAG ACATATGAAAGATCCAACATACAAAAGTGGATAGACAGAGGAAATAGAATATGTCCAAAAACTCAGGAGCAGCTCCAAGCACTAATCCTCACTCCAAATTTTATAATGAGAAAACTAATATATGAATGGTGTGAAGAGCACAATGTCAAGCTAGAGGAAGGACTAACCAACGGGAAACTTAAGAAGTGTAGATCGTCTGAAGACGACTGCCGAAGAACTCCTCTGCCAATCAAAACTCTGGTTCGACACCTATCATTTGGGTCGGTTCAAGAGCAAAAGATCGCCGTGACGGAGATTCGACAGCTATCGAAAAGCAGCTCAGAGCATAGAGTTGAAATAGCAGAAGCAGGAGCAATCCCACAGCTCGTTAACCTTTTATCTTCAAAAGATGTTATAACACAAGAAAATGCAATTTCTTGCATTCTTAACCTTTCACTTCATGAGCAAAACAAGAGACTTATTATGCTTTCTGGTGCAGTTTCATACATTTCCCAAGTCCTCAAAGTTGGGAGCATGGAAGGGAGAGAATGTGCAGCTGCGACGATTTACAGCTTGTCGTTAGCCGATGAGAACAAGGCAATAATAGGGGCTTCAGGTGTCATACCGGACTTATTAGAAATTCTCGACATCGGTACCCCGAGAGGGCAGAAAGATGCTGCAGGAGCTCTATTGAATTTGTGTATGTACCAAGGGAACAAGGGCAGGGCTTTGAATGCTGGGATTGTCAAACCATTGTTGAAAATGCTCTCTGATTCAAATGGTTCCTTGGTTGATGATGCTCTCTATATAATGTCGATTCTTTGCGGCCATCCGGATGCGAAAGCTGCAATGGGGAATGCAAATTCACTGCTTGTTTTGACTGATGTTTTGAAGACGGGGTCACCTCGCAGCAAGGAGAATGCAGCAGCTGTTCTGCTTGCATTCTGCAAGGGAGACAGGGAGAAGCTGGAATGGTTGACAAGGCTGGGCGCGATGGCACCATTGATGAAACTTGCGGAGAACGGAACGGGGAGAGCAAGGCGGAAGGCTGCTTCATTGTTGGACCAACTCAGAAAATCATGA
- the LOC103504572 gene encoding U-box domain-containing protein 11 isoform X3 encodes MKKDCTDLIRRIALLIHLAEEITNFCSGSGDNFEKSNDDGSSTSLSSWLDCLSEVVGAIQAAKRLLYTALTFSAYDEEGCAASTEEGTKKLVLQFKHVTTRLETALSNLPYDQFCVSDEVQEQVDLVRAQLRRASHKYESMSNPAEKKLQARSSVKWMINNEVRSMASVDDGDESQHRPRNRDHLASLDSVNSCFDECSSVVHSDTEDVVASRSQDEVKKPLEIEIPENFLCPISYELMLDPVIISTGQTYERSNIQKWIDRGNRICPKTQEQLQALILTPNFIMRKLIYEWCEEHNVKLEEGLTNGKLKKCRSSEDDCRRTPLPIKTLVRHLSFGSVQEQKIAVTEIRQLSKSSSEHRVEIAEAGAIPQLVNLLSSKDVITQENAISCILNLSLHEQNKRLIMLSGAVSYISQVLKVGSMEGRECAAATIYSLSLADENKAIIGASGVIPDLLEILDIGTPRGQKDAAGALLNLCMYQGNKGRALNAGIVKPLLKMLSDSNGSLVDDALYIMSILCGHPDAKAAMGNANSLLVLTDVLKTGSPRSKENAAAVLLAFCKGDREKLEWLTRLGAMAPLMKLAENGTGRARRKAASLLDQLRKS; translated from the exons ATGAAGAAAGATTGCACCGATCTCATTCGTCGGATTGCCCTCCTGATCCATCTGGCGGAGGAGATAACAAACTTCTGCAGTGGCAGCGGGGACAATTTTGAGAAATCGAATGATGATGGGTCTTCTACTTCTTTATCTTCTTGGTTGGATTGCCTTTCCGAAGTGGTTGGAGCAATTCAGGCGGCAAAGCGGCTTCTGTACACGGCTTTGACTTTCTCTGCATACGACGAGGAGGGTTGTGCGGCTTCGACG GAGGAAGGTACCAAAAAACTGGTTCTACAATTCAAGCATGTGACAACAAGATTGGAAACTGCACTTTCAAATCTGCCATATGATCAATTTTGTGTCTCAGACGAAGTACAAGAACAG gttGATTTGGTTAGAGCTCAATTAAGGAGAGCATCACACAAGTATGAATCTATGTCTAACCCTGCAGAAAAGAAGCTTCAAGCAAGAAGTTCCGTAAAATGGATGATCAATAATGAAGTCAGAAGCATGGCTAGCGTTGATGATGGAGATGAGTCTCAGCATCGTCCTCGAAACCGCGATCATCTGGCTAGTCTCGATTCGGTGAATTCTTGTTTTGATGAGTGTTCAAGTGTTGTTCATTCTGATACGGAAGATGTTGTAGCCAGCAGGAGCCAAGATGAGGTTAAGAAGCCTCTGGAAATTGAAATTCCTGAAAACTTCTTATGCCCCATTTCCTATGAGTTGATGTTGGATCCTGTCATCATCTCGACGGGACAG ACATATGAAAGATCCAACATACAAAAGTGGATAGACAGAGGAAATAGAATATGTCCAAAAACTCAGGAGCAGCTCCAAGCACTAATCCTCACTCCAAATTTTATAATGAGAAAACTAATATATGAATGGTGTGAAGAGCACAATGTCAAGCTAGAGGAAGGACTAACCAACGGGAAACTTAAGAAGTGTAGATCGTCTGAAGACGACTGCCGAAGAACTCCTCTGCCAATCAAAACTCTGGTTCGACACCTATCATTTGGGTCGGTTCAAGAGCAAAAGATCGCCGTGACGGAGATTCGACAGCTATCGAAAAGCAGCTCAGAGCATAGAGTTGAAATAGCAGAAGCAGGAGCAATCCCACAGCTCGTTAACCTTTTATCTTCAAAAGATGTTATAACACAAGAAAATGCAATTTCTTGCATTCTTAACCTTTCACTTCATGAGCAAAACAAGAGACTTATTATGCTTTCTGGTGCAGTTTCATACATTTCCCAAGTCCTCAAAGTTGGGAGCATGGAAGGGAGAGAATGTGCAGCTGCGACGATTTACAGCTTGTCGTTAGCCGATGAGAACAAGGCAATAATAGGGGCTTCAGGTGTCATACCGGACTTATTAGAAATTCTCGACATCGGTACCCCGAGAGGGCAGAAAGATGCTGCAGGAGCTCTATTGAATTTGTGTATGTACCAAGGGAACAAGGGCAGGGCTTTGAATGCTGGGATTGTCAAACCATTGTTGAAAATGCTCTCTGATTCAAATGGTTCCTTGGTTGATGATGCTCTCTATATAATGTCGATTCTTTGCGGCCATCCGGATGCGAAAGCTGCAATGGGGAATGCAAATTCACTGCTTGTTTTGACTGATGTTTTGAAGACGGGGTCACCTCGCAGCAAGGAGAATGCAGCAGCTGTTCTGCTTGCATTCTGCAAGGGAGACAGGGAGAAGCTGGAATGGTTGACAAGGCTGGGCGCGATGGCACCATTGATGAAACTTGCGGAGAACGGAACGGGGAGAGCAAGGCGGAAGGCTGCTTCATTGTTGGACCAACTCAGAAAATCATGA
- the LOC103483041 gene encoding probable calcium-binding protein CML31 — translation MDKLSPYHTLLFYTIDTDSDGKVSPHDLFTRLPALTGLDLTEAEAASAVAAYDSDGDGLLGMEEFGRLVKGVDDNDDDDREVREAFQMYEMEGLGVITPVSLRRMLSRLGESRSVGDCKRMIAKFDLDGDGVLCFDEFRGMMLL, via the coding sequence ATGGACAAACTCTCCCCTTACCACACTCTGCTTTTCTACACCATAGACACAGATTCCGACGGCAAAGTTTCCCCTCACGATCTCTTCACCCGCCTCCCTGCTCTCACTGGGCTGGATCTGACCGAAGCGGAGGCCGCCTCGGCTGTGGCTGCCTACGATTCCGATGGCGACGGGCTTCTGGGGATGGAGGAGTTTGGGAGGTTGGTGAAGGGGGTTGatgataatgatgatgatgatcgaGAGGTGAGGGAGGCTTTTCAGATGTATGAAATGGAAGGATTGGGGGTGATTACTCCGGTGAGCTTGCGGCGGATGCTTAGCCGTCTTGGGGAATCGAGGAGTGTTGGGGATTGTAAGAGAATGATCGCTAAATTTGATTTGGATGGCGATGGAGTTTTGTGTTTTGATGAATTTAGGGGTATGATGCTGCTTTGA
- the LOC103504574 gene encoding uncharacterized protein LOC103504574, with the protein MKSMCNYTNNSATRIKGASVQKINYPFIFFFMQPLSPPPTSVSFADCRPLPSTLTSRHKPTPNATSHFPLRRTLSCRDPMSIYQIGSTFGWRLSRCQATFWCFLATFGESRGKLSTNKAVTDCCFLTCSHNLCSHYVR; encoded by the exons ATGAAGAGCATGTGCAACTATACTAACAACAGTGCCACAAGAATTAAAGGTGCCAGCgttcaaaaaataaattatccttttatcttcttcttcatgcAACCGCTCTCGCCCCCTCCCACCTCTGTTTCATTCGCCGATTGTCGGCCCCTCCCATCGACGCTAACGTCACGACACAAGCCGACGCCCAACGCCACGAGCCATTTCCCTCTGCGCCGCACGCTTAGCTGCCGCGATCCCATGTCAATCTACCAGATTGG AAGTACTTTTGGGTGGAGATTAAGTCGCTGTCAAGCAACCTTTTGGTGTTTTCTAGCGACTTTTG GTGAAAGTAGAGGCAAGTTGTCGACTAACAAAGCCGTGACCGACTGTTGCTTCTTAACATGTTCACATAACTTGTGTTCACATTATGTTAGATGA